GCAAGACTGCCTTTTTTGAGGAAGTTTGCCACGTTTTCGGCTGGTCGGCGCCATACGACACAGTTGATGAAGTCCGCTTCACGGTCACCCTGCTGATTCGTGAAAGCACGATTAACAGCAAGTGTGAACGTGGCTACCGCGGCACCACTTGGCGTATAACGCAGATCCGGATCCTTGGTTAACCGACCGACTAATACGACTCGATTCATCATCAGAACCAGCTCCTTTGTCTTTGCATCAGCCGGCTTACACCTGCTGTTGCATTGGGTACTGCTCTATCGGTAAAAATTACTTTTCGTCTTCACGGATTGTCATGTGGCGGACGATATCTTCGCTGATTTTAGCCAGACGATCGAATTCGTTGATAGCCTCAGAACCTGAGTTCAACTTCACGATCTGGTAGAAACCTTCGCGATAATCGTTGATTTCGTAAGCGAAACGACGCTTACCCCACTCTTTTGACTCGATGATCTCCGCTCCGTTTGTCGTAAGGATGTTTTCGAAACGCTCAGTTACAGCTTTCTTCTGATCCTCATCAACGTCTGGACGGACAATGTACATGATTTCGTACTTTCTCATCGGTATTCACCTCCTTATGGTCTATGCGGCCTTCTGCTTCCAGAAGACAAGAAGTAATAACTCTATCTATTACTCACAAGGTAAAAGTATATCATAGTTGGTTTGGTTGTACAAGGTGGTGTTTGATGTTTGTCCAAAGTTTTGGAAAACGTGTCTTTCTATAATGAAAAAGACCGGAATCACTCATTACTGAGCTTATTCCAGTCTCTTTATTTAGTCGGTGAGCTCCACACACCTCTTCTAAATGTATTACACGTTAAAACGGAAGTGAATGACATCTCCGTCTTTTACGATATATTCTTTTCCTTCAAGACGAACTTTTCCGGCTTCTTTAGCTGGTGTCATACCGCCTGATCCGATCAGGTCATCATAAGATACCGTTTCTGCACGGATGAACCCGCGCTCGAAGTCAGTGTGGATGATTCCTGCACACTGAGGCGCCTTCATGCCGTGGCGGAATGTCCATGCACGTACTTCCTGAACGCCTGCTGTGAAGTATGTCGCAAGACCAAGAAGGTTATACGTTGCGCGGATCAGCTGATCAAGGCCTGACTCTTCAATGCCAAGCTCCTGCAGGAACATTGCTTTTTCCTCATCGTCAAGCTCAGCGATTTCTTCTTCGATCTTTGCACAAACGACGATCACCTCTGCATTATCATCAGCAGCAAACTCCTGTACACGCTTTACATATTCGTTGTTTGAAGGATCTGCGATTTCATCTTCAGCTACATTCGCTGCATAAAGCATCGGTTTACTTGTGAGAAGATGCATACCTTTTGCAATTTTCGCCTGTTCTTCTGAAAGTTCAACCGTACGGGCAGCCTGGTTGTTTTCAAGTGCTTCTTTGATTTTTTCAAGTACCGCCATTTCAGCTACGGCTTCTTTATCCTTCTGTTTCGCCATCTTGCCGACGCGGCCGATGCGTTTATCAACGGCTTCAAGGTCTGCTAAAATCAGCTCAAGATTGATGACTTCAATATCATCAATCGGATCCACTTTTCCGGAAACGTGTGTAATGTTGTCATCAGCGAAGCAGCGGACAACCTGAACGATCGCGTCCACTTCACGGATGTGTGAAAGGAACTTGTTTCCTAGTCCTTCACCCTTACTTGCACCTTTAACGATCCCGGCAATATCGGTAAATTCAAATGCTGTTGGAACTGTTTTTTTCGGCTGTACAAGCTCAGTCAGCTTATTTAAACGCGGGTCCGGTACTTCTACGATGCCCACGTTTGGATCAATCGTACAGAACGGGTAGTTGGCGGATTCTGCACCCGCTTTTGTTATTGCATTAAATAAAGTAGATTTCCCTACGTTCGGAAGACCTACAATTCCTGCTGTTAATGCCATTTTATTCACTCCATATCTCAAACATTTTCATGTGACGTGTCAACTTCAAACCTCACATAATTATAAAGATTCCGCGCGCTAAATACAAGAGTACCTGTTTTAATGGTTTGTATGTGGGGGAGGTTGGTGAGTGTGAGTTGGAGGTCTGGGTAAAAAAGCGTGGGATGGATCGACAGAAATTTTAATACTATGAACAAATATTACAGTGCGATCAACAATAATAAAGGCTCTATCGACACAATTTTTCGTGCTATCGACAATTTCAACCCCCGGCAGACAGTCTATCAACAGAAACTGCTCACCTTGTGACAGAAATAATGATCCTAACGACATGAATCCCAGAGTACCAACAGCAACTTCGCTCGCAGGTAGTCGTATCCTATCCGCGGACAGAAAGAAACTCCCTTTCATCACGAAAGAGAGCTTCTTTACTTATTCCTCATGCTTCACAAGCACTTTCTTCATTTTACGGGAGAATTCTTTCCGCGGGATCATGACGCTGTGGGAGCAGCCTTCACATTTGATGCGGATATCCATGCCCATGCGGATGATTTTCCAGCGATTCGTGCCGCATGGATGCTGTTTTTTCATCTCCACAATATCGTTTAGTCCAAATTCTTTTTCTTCCACGAAAAGTTCCTCCTATTCTGTTGATTTTTTGTTCAATTGCTTGCCGGCTTCTTCGCGTGAATACATGACCATGCGAGGGAACGGGATTTCGATTCCGAGTCCGTCAAGATGCTGCTTGATTTCTCGTCGCAGTTCACGGGCGATATACCAATGTTTCATTGGCTGGGTCTCAGCAATGACACGCATGACGACTTCAGAAGCACCGAGTGTCTGTACACCTAAAAGCTCAGGCTTCATGACGATCTCTTCATACTTCCCTTCAAGCGAATCACAGAACTTACGGATTTCATCCTGTGCCCGTTCAATATCTTCTTCATAAGCAATGCTGATGTCAACAACAGCCACACTATTATGAATAGAGAAGTTCGTCACTTCTGTGATATTTCCGTTCGGAAAAATGTGAAGCTCACCTGTCCAGCTCTTTACTTTGGTTGTACGCAGACCGATCTCTTCGACGTGACCTTCCGCCTGACCAATTCTTACATAGTCACCTACTGAAAACTGATCTTCAAAAATAATGAAAAATCCGGTGATAATATCGCGGACAAGGTTTTGTGCACCGAAACCGACGGCCAGACCGAGAATTCCGGCACCTGCAATTAACCCGCGGACATCTATATCCACAGCTGACAAAATCGCCAGGATCGCAACGAAGTAAACGACGTATGCAACCACGTTCTGCAGCAGCTTTAAGAGGGTCGCTTCCCGTCTTTCTGACAGCTGCATCGGAGCACGTGAGCGTACTGTGAACACTTTTTGTATGACTTTTTTGGCAATCCGTACTACAATACCTGCAACCAGTATAATAAAAATGATTTTGAGGGAGACAAGGCTGAAGGAGATCCACGTTTCTTCATTTGTCAGATACGCGACCATCGATTCCCACATTTGTCCTATCGCGCTCAAACTCTCTTCGACTTGTTCGTTTTGCTGGTTTTCCATACATCCACTTCCTCTGAAATAATGACTATAGTTTATCAGCATCCCGCGACAAAGAAAAATAAAAACAAATAAAATAAAAAATGTTCTTTAAAAAGAACAAAAAGTATTATATAATGAACAAAAGAGGTTGAATAACATAGAATCGAATAACCAATACTGGATTTAAGAGAGGGGTTGTCCAACCATGACACAACCAATTCCATCCTGCCAGGTTACACCGACAAGCTGCCGAAGCCACGTGGAAGATTCAATGACACCTCATCGTCTGGCGAGAGAACTCGCAGCCCGCTATCCATCCGATGGGCGTCCGATTGTCTTTGTCTGTATCGGAACGGACCGGTCTACAGGGGACTCGCTCGGACCGTTAACCGGTTCATTATTAGAGAAACGGAAGCTGCCTCACTTTTTCCAATATGGCACATTAAAAGAACCGGTACATGCCTTAAATCTCGAAGAAGTGATTGAGCGAATCCGTTTCCTTCATCATGATGCATTTATCGTGGGGATCGATGCATGTCTCGGACATTTTAAAAATATCGGATACCTTGAAGTCGGTGACGGCCCGGTTCGTCCGGGGGCCGGCGTACACAAGGAACTTCCGGCAACCGGTGACATTCATATTATCGGTATTGTTAATGCAGGCGGTTTTATGGAACATGCGATGCTTCAGAACACCCGCTTATATCTGGTCAATGAAATGGCAACGATGATCGCAGACGCGATTCATTACTCCAATATTCTTTACCGTAAGGATGTTATGACAGGTTCCCATAAAAATATACAGCAGTCACAATAGTCCCAACGACTAAAATACCCGGCAGCAGGTTGGCCACTCTGATTTTTGTGATCCCGATCAGATTTAATCCGATCGCAAAAATCATCAGGCCG
The sequence above is drawn from the Jeotgalibacillus aurantiacus genome and encodes:
- the rpsF gene encoding 30S ribosomal protein S6 produces the protein MRKYEIMYIVRPDVDEDQKKAVTERFENILTTNGAEIIESKEWGKRRFAYEINDYREGFYQIVKLNSGSEAINEFDRLAKISEDIVRHMTIREDEK
- the ychF gene encoding redox-regulated ATPase YchF, translated to MALTAGIVGLPNVGKSTLFNAITKAGAESANYPFCTIDPNVGIVEVPDPRLNKLTELVQPKKTVPTAFEFTDIAGIVKGASKGEGLGNKFLSHIREVDAIVQVVRCFADDNITHVSGKVDPIDDIEVINLELILADLEAVDKRIGRVGKMAKQKDKEAVAEMAVLEKIKEALENNQAARTVELSEEQAKIAKGMHLLTSKPMLYAANVAEDEIADPSNNEYVKRVQEFAADDNAEVIVVCAKIEEEIAELDDEEKAMFLQELGIEESGLDQLIRATYNLLGLATYFTAGVQEVRAWTFRHGMKAPQCAGIIHTDFERGFIRAETVSYDDLIGSGGMTPAKEAGKVRLEGKEYIVKDGDVIHFRFNV
- a CDS encoding DUF951 domain-containing protein, with the translated sequence MEEKEFGLNDIVEMKKQHPCGTNRWKIIRMGMDIRIKCEGCSHSVMIPRKEFSRKMKKVLVKHEE
- a CDS encoding mechanosensitive ion channel family protein, whose translation is MENQQNEQVEESLSAIGQMWESMVAYLTNEETWISFSLVSLKIIFIILVAGIVVRIAKKVIQKVFTVRSRAPMQLSERREATLLKLLQNVVAYVVYFVAILAILSAVDIDVRGLIAGAGILGLAVGFGAQNLVRDIITGFFIIFEDQFSVGDYVRIGQAEGHVEEIGLRTTKVKSWTGELHIFPNGNITEVTNFSIHNSVAVVDISIAYEEDIERAQDEIRKFCDSLEGKYEEIVMKPELLGVQTLGASEVVMRVIAETQPMKHWYIARELRREIKQHLDGLGIEIPFPRMVMYSREEAGKQLNKKSTE
- the yyaC gene encoding spore protease YyaC → MTQPIPSCQVTPTSCRSHVEDSMTPHRLARELAARYPSDGRPIVFVCIGTDRSTGDSLGPLTGSLLEKRKLPHFFQYGTLKEPVHALNLEEVIERIRFLHHDAFIVGIDACLGHFKNIGYLEVGDGPVRPGAGVHKELPATGDIHIIGIVNAGGFMEHAMLQNTRLYLVNEMATMIADAIHYSNILYRKDVMTGSHKNIQQSQ